A single window of Montipora capricornis isolate CH-2021 chromosome 14, ASM3666992v2, whole genome shotgun sequence DNA harbors:
- the LOC138031199 gene encoding interferon regulatory factor 2-like isoform X2, whose product MHQRKKLRLRDWLVENIDAGLHGLKWEGHPDKQTFRVPWKHGSRHGWSVKDDAALFRAWATYTGKYKEGKDKPDPRKWKTNFRCALNALPDIEEIREKSCPRGKDAFKIYRMRTVRRGDHSLSLPSRAKDLKRSLQALSLLPFEPPDMWSAADRRSSMSDEDAKIVTMVDNMMNETVSPYYLNTPNGSEDSNLSSFCYGFLPDPGMNQFPFPRPHPSVEGFD is encoded by the exons ATGCATCAACGCAAGAAGCTTCGTTTACGCGATTGGCTTGTGGAAAATATTGACGCTGGCTTGCATGGATTAAAATGGGAAGGACATCCTGATAAGCAGACATTTAGAGTTCCGTGGAAACACGGTAGCAGACACGGCTGGTCGGTAAAAGACGATGCAGCGCTGTTCCGAGCATGGGCGACATACACTGGGAAATACAAAGAAGGAAAAGACAAACCTGACCCTCGAAAGTGGAAGACAAACTTCAGATGCGCTTTGAATGCTCTACCTGATATTGAAGAGATACGAGAGAAGAGCTGCCCACGTGGGAAGGATGCTTTTAAGATCTACAGGATGAGGACCGTTCGGAGAGGAG atcATTCGTTGTCTTTGCCAAGTAGAGCAAAAGATCTCAAAAGATCTCTGCAG GCCCTTTCTTTGTTACCCTTTGAACCACCAGACATGTGGTCTGCAGCAG ACAGAAGAAGTAGCATGAGTGACGAAGACGCGAAAATAGTTACG ATGGTGGATAACATGATGAATGAGACAGTCTCGCCATATTACCTTAACACACCTAATGGCAGTGAAGACTCAAACCTTTCAAGTTTCTGCTATGGTTTCCTACCAGATCCAG
- the LOC138031199 gene encoding interferon regulatory factor 1-like isoform X1, protein MHQRKKLRLRDWLVENIDAGLHGLKWEGHPDKQTFRVPWKHGSRHGWSVKDDAALFRAWATYTGKYKEGKDKPDPRKWKTNFRCALNALPDIEEIREKSCPRGKDAFKIYRMRTVRRGDHSLSLPSRAKDLKRSLQVRRFKSASFPGFPPHALSLLPFEPPDMWSAADRRSSMSDEDAKIVTMVDNMMNETVSPYYLNTPNGSEDSNLSSFCYGFLPDPGMNQFPFPRPHPSVEGFD, encoded by the exons ATGCATCAACGCAAGAAGCTTCGTTTACGCGATTGGCTTGTGGAAAATATTGACGCTGGCTTGCATGGATTAAAATGGGAAGGACATCCTGATAAGCAGACATTTAGAGTTCCGTGGAAACACGGTAGCAGACACGGCTGGTCGGTAAAAGACGATGCAGCGCTGTTCCGAGCATGGGCGACATACACTGGGAAATACAAAGAAGGAAAAGACAAACCTGACCCTCGAAAGTGGAAGACAAACTTCAGATGCGCTTTGAATGCTCTACCTGATATTGAAGAGATACGAGAGAAGAGCTGCCCACGTGGGAAGGATGCTTTTAAGATCTACAGGATGAGGACCGTTCGGAGAGGAG atcATTCGTTGTCTTTGCCAAGTAGAGCAAAAGATCTCAAAAGATCTCTGCAGGTTAGGAGATTTAAGAGTGCCTCCTTTCCTGGCTTTCCTCCCCAT GCCCTTTCTTTGTTACCCTTTGAACCACCAGACATGTGGTCTGCAGCAG ACAGAAGAAGTAGCATGAGTGACGAAGACGCGAAAATAGTTACG ATGGTGGATAACATGATGAATGAGACAGTCTCGCCATATTACCTTAACACACCTAATGGCAGTGAAGACTCAAACCTTTCAAGTTTCTGCTATGGTTTCCTACCAGATCCAG